ATTCAGATTTTTCCAATTTTAATCGTGCGCTGATTTGTTCGGGCGACCAGTTTTCTGTCAGAAACTTTTCTTGCACCAAATTGAAATATTCAGGCTGCTCTAATTTGCGCTGTGCTTTGCTATTTTGACGATGCTTCAAATAGCTGTTTTGTGCGTTCGTTGCACTGTAGCTTTCTAGAGCGTGTCGTTTCAGCTCGCGAGAAATGGTGCTGGAGCTACGTCCCAGTGCTTTGGCAATTTCTGCTTGTTTTTTGCCCTGTGCGAGTAAAATCATTATCTTTTCTCGCTCGTTTATTGTAAGATGTCGGTAGGAAGTACTCATCATTTGGAAGTGGTTTTTGTGTGGAAACAAAATTATATTCTAGTTGATGAGTACTTCTTTTTTTGTTGCACTTGGATTGTAAATTCAGCCCTAAATTTTCACTTTTTCTAACAAAATGAATTTGTTAGTTGAGCTGTAAAGTATGAAATACTTGCTTTGCTGCATCTTCTACTAATTTATTGTTGAATTTGGCTTCTTCGGTAAATTGCGTACTCATGATTGCCATCACAATCGGTTTGCGATTTGGTATGCGAACCACCGCAATATCATTGCGTACACCATATTTACCCGCCCCGCTTTTATCGTACACTTTCCACGATGTTGGCGTAGCAGCGCGAATCAATGGATTGCCTGTTGCGTTATTGTCCAACCAATTCCACAAAATCGTTTTTTGCGATTCGGTTAATGTGTTGCCCAATAAATACGCATTTAAATTCATCGCCATTTGTTTGGGTGTACTCGTATCACGAATATCGTTGGGTTTGGCTTGATTTAAATCGGGTTCTAGCCGATTGGTATGGGTTACGTTATCGCCTAATTGTCGCAAAATACGTTGATATTGTTCCACGCCACCCAATTCTTTGAGCAGCAAATTGGTCGCGCTGTTGTCGCTAAACCGCACGGCTGCTTCACATAATTGGGCAATCGTCATGCCTTTGCCAACGTATTTTTGGGTTTCGGGAGAATAACTAACCAAATCTTTTTGGCTATATGAAATGGTACGATTTAAATCTTTTTCAGGCAGCGATTGCAACACCGCCCCAGCCAACAACGCCTTGAAAGTGGACGCATAAGCAAAGCGTTCATCTGCACGATAAGACAAAGAATGTCCCGTTTCTGTATCCCATACATAAACGCCAATTCGGGCTTGATACTGCTGTTCCAAATTCGCCAAAGTCTGTTGAAAGGTGGCTTGTGTGGCTGATTGTTGCACAGGCGCACTAGCAGGCTGCGGATTAGACGTTACCGAATGAACAGAATTGGGCGAACAAGCCGTTAATGTCAGCAATAATAATGTGCCGATTTTTAACTTATTTAACATAAATTATCCTTTGATTTTACTAAATAAATTTCTTTTCAGGCAGCCTGAAAAATAATTTTACCAATCACGCGGGGCAATCAATTCTTCACCATCTGCGTCATCAAAACCATAAGCTTGGGCAATAAATTCCATGGTTTCGCCAAAACAATCACGCGCAACCGTTTCAATTTCGCTGTCATTTTCATCAAATTCATCTTGCAATTCATTGAGTTGCTCGGTGGCTTCGTGCGTGATGGCATACAGCGCGTCTAAATTGTCGGGTTGTTCTTGTTCAATGCGTTGGCACACATTCAAAAAAATGGCTTTGCATTTGTCCACCAAAAAATTGGGAAAATAGCCGTCATCATACATGCCACGCAGAAAATCGTATGATTGAATTTGCGGATTTTGAATGTTCATCTTGTTTCCTTATTTTATGGGTTATGAATGTTCAGGCAGCCTGAAACGTATTATTCAATAATAAACAAAGGTTCGCCAAATTCCACAGGCTGACCGTTTTCCACCAAAATTTCTTTAATCACGCCTGATTTTTCGGCTTCAATTTCATTCATCAATTTCATGGCTTCAATAATGCACAGCGTGTCGCCTGCTTTAACCGTTGCGCCTACTTCCACAAACGCAGGTGCGCTTGGGCTTGGTGCGCGGTAGAACGTGCCAACCATAGGCGATTTTTGCGCTTGGCTCAAATCACGCGCAGCAGGGGCTGACGGTGCAGCCGCCGCAGCAACAGGCGCAGCCGCTACGGGTGCAGGGGCAGGCGCAACAGGTGCAGCCATTGGCGCAGTCGCATAAATGGTTTGAGCAGGTGCTGGCGCAGCCACGGTGCGCGTAATGCGGACT
This portion of the [Pasteurella] aerogenes genome encodes:
- the penP gene encoding Beta-lactamase precursor, encoding MLNKLKIGTLLLLTLTACSPNSVHSVTSNPQPASAPVQQSATQATFQQTLANLEQQYQARIGVYVWDTETGHSLSYRADERFAYASTFKALLAGAVLQSLPEKDLNRTISYSQKDLVSYSPETQKYVGKGMTIAQLCEAAVRFSDNSATNLLLKELGGVEQYQRILRQLGDNVTHTNRLEPDLNQAKPNDIRDTSTPKQMAMNLNAYLLGNTLTESQKTILWNWLDNNATGNPLIRAATPTSWKVYDKSGAGKYGVRNDIAVVRIPNRKPIVMAIMSTQFTEEAKFNNKLVEDAAKQVFHTLQLN
- the accB_2 gene encoding biotin carboxyl carrier protein of acetyl-CoA carboxylase encodes the protein MDLRKLKKLIDLVEESGIAEIEVTEGEEKVRITRTVAAPAPAQTIYATAPMAAPVAPAPAPVAAAPVAAAAAPSAPAARDLSQAQKSPMVGTFYRAPSPSAPAFVEVGATVKAGDTLCIIEAMKLMNEIEAEKSGVIKEILVENGQPVEFGEPLFIIE